Proteins encoded by one window of Ignavibacteriota bacterium:
- a CDS encoding T9SS type A sorting domain-containing protein, which produces MINKIIILFWLSAVLMTAGYRNSLALERVVKLKSHYNVKVCGNDRDKDILVTVGMGAISSQDQFFAFDILIKYNPEKVRFDGPVYLNTFAEFIPMYKNVSVAHETGYIRAFGYSDKALSGDREIIGFVAKYLDDCQSYVEFEIIDFDLTDDFKGKYVVDSSLVFIPERVVDPDKKVEVNLDNEILKFDDTKVLSSKLNVKMNPTTDSEKMFFEIYLDEEKPFTISSVNAISDKISITEFSKIADSKYTLLINLFDYITDEDIIEFTFEEKFKDTVDVETRFTVNPGKFEGCYCYSDFTGDEIKLLSVGEPVDSSVSVRSYFDTKINVNINDGMLNIRNNSGYKIIEVELYDLLGNRVKSLNVNSYSEVLNFSIEFLKSGFYLIKIKTTKREVNKSIIIYN; this is translated from the coding sequence ATGATTAATAAGATAATAATATTATTTTGGTTGTCGGCGGTTTTGATGACCGCCGGCTACCGAAATAGTTTAGCATTAGAACGTGTAGTAAAGCTTAAGAGCCATTATAATGTGAAAGTATGTGGCAACGACAGAGATAAAGATATATTGGTAACTGTCGGAATGGGTGCAATATCGTCACAAGACCAGTTCTTTGCATTTGATATTTTGATTAAATATAATCCTGAGAAAGTCAGATTTGATGGTCCTGTATATTTGAATACATTTGCTGAATTTATTCCAATGTATAAGAATGTGAGTGTGGCACATGAAACAGGATATATTAGAGCGTTTGGATACTCTGACAAGGCATTATCCGGCGATAGAGAAATCATTGGATTTGTCGCTAAATATTTGGACGATTGCCAAAGTTATGTTGAATTTGAAATAATTGATTTCGATTTGACAGATGATTTTAAAGGAAAGTACGTAGTTGACAGCAGCTTGGTTTTTATACCCGAAAGGGTAGTAGATCCTGATAAAAAAGTTGAGGTTAATCTTGACAATGAGATTTTGAAATTTGATGATACTAAAGTATTAAGTTCAAAACTCAATGTGAAGATGAATCCCACAACGGATTCAGAAAAAATGTTCTTTGAGATATATTTAGATGAAGAAAAGCCTTTTACCATTAGTAGTGTAAATGCAATTTCTGACAAGATTTCGATTACAGAATTTTCAAAAATTGCTGACAGTAAATACACTTTACTGATTAATCTTTTCGACTATATAACAGATGAAGATATCATTGAATTTACTTTTGAAGAAAAGTTCAAGGATACTGTTGATGTCGAGACAAGGTTTACTGTTAATCCGGGAAAATTTGAAGGATGTTATTGTTATTCAGATTTTACCGGTGATGAAATTAAGCTGCTAAGTGTTGGCGAGCCGGTAGATTCAAGTGTTAGTGTACGTAGTTATTTTGATACAAAAATTAATGTAAATATTAATGATGGTATGCTTAACATAAGAAATAATTCCGGTTATAAAATAATTGAAGTTGAATTGTATGATTTACTTGGTAACAGAGTTAAATCATTGAATGTAAATTCCTATTCTGAAGTATTGAACTTCAGTATAGAGTTTTTAAAAAGTGGTTTTTATCTGATTAAGATAAAAACTACAAAACGTGAAGTAAATAAATCAATAATAATATATAATTAA
- a CDS encoding T9SS type A sorting domain-containing protein codes for MKKFLITAVGIAILIAVSVSPSLFSQVNGEYRSITLVENTPYENLVDPIVIPHAQFALGPNYITTDRNDGYHRVNLGFDFEMNGEVFNQCWIGVNGFITLSPPPFLPAKNVNALFLDANNYPVNVIAPFWGDHYLRNETDFFTEGFVISEISYKLEEIEHEDGRFQKVFVVQWKDLNINYMLNNEPVKSSVANFQLRLYESLDAFSYQGNIEFAYGTVGPRNRPDMTDTRVITTGSTIGIKGEGKIVGEGADYLNGLLYNQDITLAATSQAKTSNWQPSGGSDKRILFTASSVFNVAEWWGDGDVDFSKARGNKHFGMTQSRFVTVNDVRLIMNSVATGIPLDPVRRRQAYHGDVNHNGRYYFATDGTKIPIKKKSKVFTDDLPNEVSSVKQILFEANEHDASFILAYMAGRVPELPWLLDTAVQWGKVISNDIASNLKIGTIAPLGNNEYQIPVYLNGDLNGPMSAKFEINGRIIDVVKNENEATQMLVISNENRVVVSGQGDFESNNPILIIKVSTDASNIVFSGVRFNDKEVGDLNVVASVENNDALFAAVSVTPNVITDKAFMNVNISVDGYYELNVYDLQGNVVSRIMSGDVKSGSYLLNWDAKDMSGSSVSNGMYIYRLNGAGLNESGKIIVNR; via the coding sequence ATGAAGAAATTTTTGATTACAGCTGTCGGAATTGCGATATTGATTGCTGTATCAGTTTCTCCAAGCTTATTTTCTCAAGTGAACGGAGAGTATAGATCCATTACCCTTGTTGAAAATACACCTTACGAGAATCTGGTTGACCCAATCGTTATTCCGCATGCTCAGTTTGCCCTTGGTCCGAATTATATTACCACGGACAGAAATGACGGCTACCACAGAGTAAATCTCGGATTCGATTTCGAGATGAACGGTGAGGTATTTAACCAATGCTGGATTGGTGTAAATGGCTTTATTACATTATCGCCACCACCTTTCCTTCCTGCTAAAAATGTAAATGCACTATTTTTAGATGCAAACAATTATCCTGTTAATGTAATCGCTCCTTTTTGGGGTGACCATTATCTAAGAAATGAAACAGACTTCTTTACAGAAGGTTTTGTGATTTCTGAAATTTCATATAAACTTGAAGAAATTGAACACGAAGATGGTAGATTTCAAAAAGTATTTGTAGTTCAATGGAAAGATTTGAACATAAACTATATGCTTAATAATGAACCAGTTAAATCAAGTGTTGCTAATTTCCAGTTAAGATTATATGAATCACTTGATGCGTTTTCTTATCAGGGAAATATCGAATTTGCTTATGGTACTGTTGGTCCACGCAATCGTCCTGATATGACTGACACAAGAGTAATCACTACTGGTAGTACTATTGGTATTAAAGGCGAAGGTAAAATCGTTGGTGAAGGTGCAGACTATTTAAATGGTCTTCTTTATAATCAGGATATTACACTTGCAGCTACCAGCCAGGCTAAAACAAGTAACTGGCAGCCATCCGGCGGTTCAGATAAAAGAATATTATTTACTGCTTCTTCAGTATTTAATGTTGCTGAATGGTGGGGCGATGGTGACGTTGACTTTTCAAAAGCTCGCGGTAACAAACACTTTGGTATGACGCAGAGCCGTTTTGTTACAGTAAATGACGTTCGCCTGATTATGAATTCAGTTGCTACCGGCATTCCTTTAGACCCTGTTCGCAGACGTCAGGCATATCATGGTGATGTGAATCATAATGGTCGTTACTATTTTGCTACTGATGGAACTAAGATCCCTATCAAAAAGAAAAGCAAAGTCTTTACTGATGATTTACCAAATGAAGTAAGTTCTGTTAAGCAGATTCTATTTGAAGCAAACGAACATGATGCATCATTTATCTTAGCGTATATGGCAGGTCGTGTTCCTGAATTGCCTTGGCTGCTTGATACAGCTGTACAATGGGGCAAAGTAATTAGCAATGATATAGCTTCAAATCTTAAAATTGGTACAATTGCTCCTTTAGGGAACAATGAATATCAGATTCCTGTTTATTTGAACGGTGATTTAAACGGTCCAATGAGTGCAAAGTTTGAAATTAACGGCAGAATTATTGATGTTGTTAAAAATGAAAATGAAGCAACTCAAATGCTCGTTATTTCAAATGAAAACAGAGTTGTAGTTTCAGGTCAGGGCGACTTTGAATCAAATAATCCTATCTTAATCATTAAAGTTTCTACTGATGCAAGTAATATTGTTTTCAGTGGTGTTAGATTTAATGATAAAGAAGTTGGTGATTTGAATGTTGTTGCTTCAGTTGAAAACAACGATGCTTTATTTGCAGCCGTTTCAGTTACACCTAACGTTATAACTGACAAAGCATTTATGAATGTTAATATCAGTGTTGACGGATATTATGAACTTAATGTTTATGATTTACAGGGTAATGTTGTTTCAAGGATTATGAGCGGTGACGTTAAATCCGGAAGCTACTTATTAAACTGGGATGCAAAAGATATGAGCGGAAGTTCAGTTTCTAATGGTATGTATATCTATAGACTTAATGGTGCCGGTCTTAATGAATCAGGCAAAATTATTGTTAACAGATAA
- a CDS encoding T9SS type A sorting domain-containing protein, translating to MQRLIRLSILVVLFGMFTMAEGFAQPAVYVSGSIAPGKVRIFAKDSLYIVNKDYVVGGTLIIEPGTTVHFHPQGRIIDSTGGRIIADGFAKATYVQNPSGINPVTAYEPLGYASFDYFFLGAVNQYNDNSAAARTIRVETPKDPTVHPDKFNHIFHVLLDKSTRQVVDIVDPNSANFLKERNSATSGNPNHIVVSFEQALMFYNARLFRDPENFDPNLKTLPWKRVGGEGVNNVNIVPAPIKFVGQPVNNFSREWGHIIVLPGARAAFFRNVVFENIRKDTTVDRIPVYNVNGPNMGASWNAVNNKLKELTNGAGGAITTFSSRTWLIDVEFKGNMARLRGGALNILQAPTEYGFTKPANATVPNYSAGKNPNLTNKDGSVSSINSNTTIPRIDNIDESSQLAEPFGSNNATYRQALDDARIAVFLGRMRNMHFENNYVQIANVREENIGGVPRVYDIINQPAQFPYGTYANGAYGGAVYVGGDSRVKERNIEIGFGVNHSLLIGGQEVFFPTIDKFSAIRNQANNYQNSRDSKGSRGGAVYVGPYTSLIAAGQYSNNKTYAKYYDDADRFGETSAAYSIGGGIFIENSLGRLQVRGGPEREGINETYFTGNMAAAGGAIYVDGNTNPLESPVIGGSDTKIATRDYGFDIKFENNVALAFGGAILTKRNMSVNGSGGVEADAILGYDGKYPVRFWNNSAGFAGGAVDIRIPSSVPILLHKHRVINLIRAEFVNNVVGEGVEGENMKQIRGGGAVYSYNGDLSVIKATDFIGNTVYNGNGGAVSFVNLQDITTKRFWLSDLDMVDIGADYVPYKYTSVNDPFTGKDDKYPADLRMLTRFLDNQIILTDPEFTASQMGSGATQVGSFNRINLDSRLPENGIGLGGGLYILDSIAHTRVGRIDSITFNRVRFQNNSSYSGSAIYSDNYDLKLVLNRSLITGNEAYSEAGANQNVITGPYRRSNNFNPASSDLAGAILYGEVQGPLPSHQFSEAANSIYNNEARFLIRLPDAPDTKGILAGTTGIGYGGTDTLRGNYWGHTEANVDFYIPHIHDNPNISAFTTFFVDTDGENWLPFVYPELINPNAADPRTKGPFESQERGDITYKPVILANVAGDDTQPDPLSIPEHLVFSGHVYDLHDKGTDIKTADYSKRRMSPIEDFAVGIPPVIRRYSDLNQPSNGRYIKRWLRDPMAAELLDDNGNFVYPGINSVQGEFQPDDKGIYYHPIGYPLYLETRANYEGLTRISNHDPRLLNQSIFFVINLMTGDYVRANLNQVSEDAPYRETFRTVIELIPDSTNRRDPSWRRSAEGLANLGSGPDLLYKLYQNEYNEDAAALQGRRYTEDYRNFARVSNLFSNRPQMPASNQIGNNNWVTYFAGERYRSLPVRVGDSVLIVSRTVLWRDGVHAAATEGLAFRVTESTEPPVFTGDIVKLSTDTIRKNVPTEENPDVRTEVVITEFLNKVFVTEDRTYPAQFRTYSGLPIEANPENWEDESQKIYEGGRGRDSILNITAIDPNRFYDPRSYIEANNYARLDYNALIPSTSALSRWLVVRKRYAADPIKDGAQGYFELAGRPINPFIVPGGDSMTVFASNFPPHYRTLDSILQLNPTMSQDEIDLWIETYPAYLHAPQYDIDNARYLQQDTVNVASRYTNSYQFKIFVVNTPPVFFDETDAVIEVDKVDSPGELYVRYEPTRIPCGRDKVQRLIANVTDKLRFQMDINTTDELEDKSPAAAGWDFRYGRTAYGFFNTAIRNNPSDTTVIDSLDYDLDGKGLEGTMVIQSRPRWMSNDNLYRYDSDDQSDVFGADFTTHGQLNVRIDAGDALALLTPNPQYNNTIVDDTVFTVVVNDGHGGIASQDYRVFINVQPAILTETLPDAIEDRDYNPSLLDSSRMIRIFDPNFGQSHTYRLIYPSTTEDAIAIDPCFSEAGSIDLTNIKTTPEWLKINPNTGLLYGTPRVQDVPTSPLDEMITVVVTDENGLSVMKRISLRVFGVNHDPHISGIPAVECIDQASAWSTELTVRDTDLLRGNTEQLTLTMFDVNDQPLTGFTVNPNVINGNGSTDEYAITIAKGAGVPVQVDPDGKVTIKIRVQDRNGAEFTLIIRLNYSDQTDFLATINVANSRGANQDLVFGTSSLQDASTGDGNDGFYIGKLDEQLCEYELPPSPWDDVFDARWSINNRNGILRNIFPIARSGQERSYVYRAQFQAGDLRAGNQLYPVTIKWRPDEIPSRTDSRNPAGSTWLIKDRWSDGNLFIFNMNDPSIGYHSNAVQFDIVNGVATITVVDEAIQGFVIMHDWLSSVQTLGDNASATKISSVSPNPASSNATINFEVLNPSYVTLQVVDMIGNVVTTLVSDDYSSGVYSIDWNTGDTKGTKVASGQYMVRLSAGNVTSTYPIMIVR from the coding sequence ATGCAACGATTGATTCGTTTGAGTATTCTAGTGGTACTGTTTGGAATGTTTACCATGGCTGAAGGCTTTGCCCAGCCGGCTGTTTACGTTTCGGGTAGTATTGCACCTGGAAAGGTGAGAATATTCGCTAAAGACTCCCTCTACATAGTCAATAAGGATTATGTTGTAGGTGGTACTTTGATAATTGAGCCGGGCACGACAGTACATTTCCACCCTCAGGGTAGAATTATTGACTCGACCGGTGGACGTATCATTGCCGATGGTTTTGCAAAGGCAACTTACGTTCAGAATCCTAGTGGTATCAACCCTGTGACAGCTTACGAGCCACTCGGTTATGCCAGCTTTGATTATTTCTTTTTAGGCGCTGTAAATCAATATAATGATAATTCTGCAGCTGCAAGAACAATTAGGGTCGAAACACCTAAAGATCCAACTGTTCACCCTGACAAGTTTAATCATATTTTCCATGTTTTACTTGACAAATCAACTCGTCAGGTAGTAGATATTGTGGATCCGAATTCAGCTAACTTTCTTAAAGAAAGAAATTCAGCTACTTCCGGTAATCCCAATCATATAGTAGTTTCTTTTGAACAAGCATTGATGTTTTACAATGCACGTTTATTCAGAGATCCTGAAAATTTTGATCCGAATTTGAAAACTTTACCTTGGAAAAGAGTTGGAGGTGAGGGTGTTAATAATGTTAACATAGTACCTGCTCCAATCAAATTCGTGGGTCAACCTGTAAATAACTTCTCAAGGGAGTGGGGTCATATTATTGTACTTCCCGGTGCAAGAGCTGCTTTCTTCCGTAATGTTGTTTTCGAAAACATTAGAAAAGACACTACAGTTGACAGAATTCCGGTATATAATGTGAACGGACCTAATATGGGTGCTTCATGGAATGCTGTTAACAATAAACTTAAAGAATTGACTAATGGCGCCGGTGGTGCTATTACTACGTTTTCTTCAAGAACTTGGTTGATTGATGTTGAGTTCAAAGGCAATATGGCACGTTTACGTGGCGGTGCTCTTAACATTCTTCAGGCTCCGACAGAATACGGATTTACTAAACCTGCTAACGCAACAGTTCCAAATTACTCTGCCGGTAAGAATCCAAATCTTACTAATAAAGACGGTAGTGTATCAAGCATAAATTCAAACACAACTATTCCGAGAATTGATAATATTGACGAAAGTAGCCAGCTTGCAGAACCTTTTGGTTCTAACAATGCTACTTACCGTCAGGCTCTTGACGATGCTCGTATAGCTGTTTTCTTAGGTCGTATGAGAAATATGCACTTTGAAAATAACTACGTACAGATTGCTAACGTCAGAGAAGAAAATATCGGCGGTGTTCCAAGAGTTTATGATATAATCAACCAACCTGCTCAGTTCCCTTATGGTACTTATGCAAATGGTGCTTATGGAGGTGCTGTTTACGTTGGTGGTGACTCAAGAGTTAAAGAAAGAAACATTGAAATTGGTTTTGGTGTTAATCATAGCCTACTTATTGGTGGTCAGGAAGTATTTTTCCCAACTATTGATAAATTCAGTGCTATAAGAAACCAAGCTAATAACTATCAGAACTCCAGAGACTCAAAAGGCTCTCGCGGTGGTGCTGTTTATGTTGGTCCTTATACTTCTTTAATTGCTGCAGGACAATACTCAAATAACAAAACTTATGCTAAATACTATGATGATGCAGATAGATTTGGTGAAACATCAGCAGCTTATTCAATAGGTGGCGGTATCTTCATCGAAAACTCTCTTGGCAGACTTCAGGTTAGAGGCGGACCGGAACGTGAAGGTATAAATGAAACATATTTTACAGGAAATATGGCTGCTGCAGGTGGCGCTATCTATGTTGATGGCAACACTAATCCGCTTGAGTCGCCTGTTATTGGTGGTTCAGATACTAAAATAGCTACACGTGATTACGGTTTTGATATTAAATTTGAAAATAACGTAGCTCTCGCTTTCGGTGGTGCTATCTTAACTAAACGCAATATGTCAGTTAACGGCTCCGGTGGTGTCGAAGCTGATGCGATTTTAGGTTATGATGGTAAATATCCTGTTAGATTCTGGAACAATAGTGCAGGATTTGCAGGTGGTGCTGTGGATATTCGTATTCCTAGTTCCGTTCCTATTCTTCTTCACAAACACCGCGTAATTAATCTTATTCGTGCAGAATTTGTTAATAACGTAGTTGGTGAAGGCGTTGAAGGCGAAAACATGAAGCAAATCCGCGGTGGTGGTGCTGTCTATTCCTATAATGGTGATTTAAGTGTAATTAAAGCTACAGATTTCATCGGTAATACCGTATATAATGGTAACGGTGGTGCAGTTTCTTTTGTAAATCTTCAGGATATTACAACTAAAAGATTCTGGCTGTCTGACCTTGATATGGTTGATATCGGTGCTGATTATGTTCCTTACAAATATACATCTGTTAATGACCCGTTCACAGGAAAAGACGACAAATATCCTGCTGACTTAAGAATGTTAACAAGATTTTTAGATAACCAAATTATTTTAACTGACCCTGAATTTACTGCTTCACAGATGGGTAGCGGTGCAACTCAGGTTGGTTCATTTAATCGTATTAATTTAGATTCAAGACTTCCTGAAAATGGTATTGGTCTTGGTGGTGGTCTTTATATTCTTGATAGTATTGCTCATACAAGAGTTGGAAGAATTGACTCAATTACTTTCAATCGTGTAAGATTCCAGAATAACTCATCTTATTCTGGTTCAGCAATCTATTCAGATAACTATGATCTTAAACTTGTGTTGAATCGTTCACTTATTACAGGTAACGAGGCATATTCTGAAGCCGGTGCTAACCAAAATGTTATCACTGGTCCTTACAGAAGATCGAATAACTTTAACCCGGCTTCATCTGACTTAGCCGGTGCTATTCTTTATGGTGAAGTTCAAGGTCCGCTTCCTTCACACCAATTCTCTGAAGCGGCAAATTCAATTTATAACAATGAAGCAAGATTTTTAATAAGACTTCCTGATGCACCTGATACTAAAGGTATCTTAGCCGGTACTACAGGTATAGGTTATGGCGGTACTGATACTCTTCGCGGTAACTACTGGGGTCATACTGAAGCGAATGTAGATTTCTATATTCCACACATTCATGACAATCCAAATATTTCAGCGTTCACAACTTTCTTTGTTGATACAGACGGTGAAAATTGGTTACCTTTTGTTTATCCTGAGTTAATCAATCCTAATGCAGCTGACCCACGTACTAAAGGTCCATTTGAATCACAGGAAAGAGGTGATATCACTTACAAACCTGTAATTCTTGCTAACGTAGCTGGTGATGATACTCAGCCTGATCCATTATCAATTCCTGAACATTTAGTATTCAGCGGACATGTTTATGACCTTCATGATAAAGGTACTGACATTAAAACTGCTGATTATTCAAAACGCAGAATGAGTCCGATTGAAGACTTTGCTGTAGGTATTCCTCCTGTTATCAGAAGATACAGCGATTTGAATCAGCCTTCAAATGGCAGATATATCAAACGTTGGTTGAGAGATCCTATGGCTGCTGAACTTTTGGATGATAATGGTAATTTCGTTTATCCTGGTATCAATTCAGTTCAAGGTGAATTCCAACCGGATGATAAAGGTATTTACTATCACCCAATCGGTTACCCTCTATACCTTGAAACCCGTGCTAACTACGAAGGTTTAACAAGAATAAGCAATCATGATCCAAGATTATTGAATCAATCAATTTTCTTTGTAATTAATCTTATGACTGGTGATTATGTACGTGCTAACCTCAATCAGGTAAGCGAAGATGCTCCTTACAGAGAAACTTTCCGTACTGTAATCGAACTTATTCCTGACTCAACTAACAGACGTGATCCGTCTTGGAGACGTTCAGCTGAAGGTCTTGCTAACTTAGGTTCAGGTCCTGACTTACTTTACAAATTATATCAAAATGAATACAATGAAGATGCAGCTGCACTTCAAGGTCGTCGTTATACTGAAGATTACAGAAACTTCGCAAGAGTTTCAAACCTCTTCTCAAACAGACCACAAATGCCTGCTTCTAACCAAATTGGTAACAATAACTGGGTAACATACTTCGCTGGTGAAAGATATCGTTCATTACCTGTAAGAGTTGGCGACTCTGTACTTATCGTTTCAAGAACTGTTCTTTGGAGAGATGGTGTACATGCTGCTGCTACTGAAGGTTTAGCATTCAGAGTAACTGAATCAACTGAGCCTCCTGTATTTACAGGCGATATCGTTAAACTTTCTACAGATACAATTAGAAAGAATGTTCCAACAGAAGAAAATCCTGACGTGAGAACTGAAGTTGTTATTACTGAGTTCTTAAATAAGGTATTTGTTACAGAAGACAGAACATATCCTGCTCAATTCCGTACTTATTCAGGTCTTCCAATAGAAGCAAATCCTGAAAACTGGGAAGATGAATCACAGAAAATTTATGAAGGTGGACGCGGTCGTGACTCCATATTAAATATTACTGCGATTGATCCTAATCGTTTTTATGATCCACGCTCATATATTGAAGCTAACAATTATGCTCGCTTAGATTATAATGCTTTAATACCTAGCACTTCAGCTTTAAGCAGATGGCTTGTTGTTCGTAAGAGATATGCTGCTGATCCTATCAAAGACGGAGCTCAGGGTTACTTCGAATTAGCCGGACGTCCAATTAATCCTTTCATAGTTCCTGGTGGTGATTCGATGACAGTTTTTGCATCAAATTTCCCTCCTCATTACAGAACTTTAGATTCGATTTTACAATTGAATCCTACTATGTCTCAGGATGAAATTGATTTATGGATTGAAACATATCCTGCATACTTACATGCTCCTCAGTATGATATTGATAATGCAAGATATTTACAACAAGACACAGTAAATGTCGCTTCAAGATACACAAACTCATATCAGTTTAAGATATTTGTTGTCAATACTCCTCCTGTATTCTTTGATGAAACAGATGCAGTAATTGAAGTTGACAAAGTAGATTCACCCGGTGAACTTTATGTAAGATACGAACCAACAAGAATTCCTTGTGGTCGTGATAAAGTACAAAGATTGATTGCTAACGTTACTGATAAATTAAGATTCCAGATGGACATCAATACTACAGACGAGTTGGAAGATAAGTCACCTGCTGCTGCAGGCTGGGACTTCCGCTATGGTAGAACTGCTTATGGATTCTTCAATACAGCAATTCGTAACAATCCTTCAGATACTACTGTTATAGACTCATTAGATTATGATCTTGACGGTAAAGGTTTGGAAGGTACTATGGTTATTCAATCAAGACCGCGCTGGATGAGTAATGATAATTTATACAGATATGACAGCGACGATCAATCAGACGTATTTGGTGCTGATTTTACAACTCACGGACAGCTTAATGTTCGTATAGATGCCGGTGATGCATTAGCTTTACTGACACCAAATCCACAGTATAATAATACTATTGTTGATGATACAGTATTTACTGTAGTTGTTAATGATGGTCACGGTGGTATTGCTTCACAGGATTACAGAGTATTTATTAACGTACAACCTGCAATTCTTACTGAAACTTTACCTGACGCAATTGAAGACAGAGATTACAATCCATCACTTCTTGATTCAAGCAGAATGATTAGAATCTTTGATCCTAACTTTGGTCAAAGCCATACTTACAGATTGATTTATCCTTCAACAACTGAAGACGCAATTGCAATTGATCCTTGCTTCTCTGAGGCTGGAAGTATTGACCTTACTAACATTAAAACTACTCCTGAATGGCTTAAAATTAACCCGAATACCGGTTTACTTTATGGCACTCCAAGAGTTCAAGATGTTCCTACTTCTCCACTTGATGAAATGATTACTGTTGTTGTAACAGACGAAAACGGTTTATCTGTAATGAAGAGAATATCACTAAGAGTATTCGGTGTTAATCATGATCCACATATCAGTGGCATTCCTGCTGTTGAATGTATTGATCAGGCAAGTGCTTGGTCAACTGAGTTGACTGTCAGAGATACTGATCTTTTAAGAGGCAATACAGAACAATTAACACTTACAATGTTTGATGTTAACGATCAACCGCTTACAGGCTTTACAGTAAATCCTAATGTAATCAATGGTAATGGTTCAACTGATGAATATGCTATTACTATAGCTAAAGGTGCAGGAGTTCCTGTTCAGGTTGATCCTGATGGTAAAGTTACTATTAAGATCAGAGTTCAAGACAGAAATGGCGCAGAATTTACTTTGATTATTAGATTAAACTATTCAGATCAAACTGACTTCCTTGCTACAATTAATGTTGCAAATTCACGTGGTGCAAATCAAGATTTGGTTTTCGGAACTTCAAGTCTTCAGGATGCTTCAACAGGTGACGGTAATGATGGATTCTATATTGGTAAACTTGATGAACAACTTTGCGAATATGAATTACCTCCTTCACCATGGGATGATGTATTTGATGCACGCTGGTCAATTAATAACAGAAATGGTATATTAAGAAACATATTCCCGATTGCACGCTCAGGTCAGGAAAGATCTTATGTTTACAGAGCACAGTTCCAAGCCGGTGATCTAAGAGCTGGTAACCAATTATACCCTGTAACTATTAAATGGAGACCTGATGAAATTCCTTCAAGAACTGATTCACGTAATCCTGCAGGCTCTACTTGGTTAATCAAAGACAGATGGTCGGACGGTAACTTGTTTATCTTCAATATGAATGACCCAAGTATTGGATACCATTCTAATGCAGTACAATTTGATATAGTTAACGGAGTTGCTACTATCACAGTGGTTGACGAAGCTATCCAAGGTTTTGTGATTATGCACGATTGGTTAAGCAGTGTACAAACGCTTGGTGACAATGCATCTGCTACCAAGATTAGCAGTGTATCTCCAAACCCTGCAAGCAGCAACGCTACAATCAACTTCGAAGTGCTTAATCCTTCTTACGTTACATTACAGGTTGTTGATATGATTGGTAATGTTGTTACTACTCTAGTAAGTGATGATTATAGCAGCGGTGTTTATTCAATTGATTGGAATACCGGTGATACTAAAGGTACTAAGGTTGCAAGCGGTCAGTATATGGTTCGTTTGTCAGCCGGTAATGTTACCAGCACTTATCCGATTATGATTGTGAGATAA
- a CDS encoding tetratricopeptide repeat protein, which translates to MKKREMNQEDASQLLTGADSGAVSSDSGEPNFIEKNGKLISIVSLVVVVAIAVAFYLRYQSEEASGRASVLLTRVMEYYEAGDYEKALNGDPSKTYLGEEVKGLKYIADEFSSTDQGKIAALYAANSLFNSNKQSDSKKYFEIAQKSSADIIRLGANAGLAATLEIENKYSEAAELYKSASQYADEDNIKSRYLFYSALCYEKAENSAQAESLYREILKLSEFGEFSTLAKAGLTRIGTIIE; encoded by the coding sequence ATGAAGAAGAGAGAAATGAATCAGGAAGATGCAAGTCAGTTATTGACAGGTGCAGATTCGGGTGCGGTATCATCTGACAGCGGTGAACCAAATTTTATCGAAAAAAACGGCAAATTGATATCAATAGTATCTTTAGTTGTTGTCGTTGCAATAGCAGTAGCATTTTACCTGCGTTATCAGTCTGAAGAAGCTTCAGGAAGAGCTTCTGTGTTGCTTACCAGAGTAATGGAATATTATGAAGCAGGTGATTATGAAAAAGCTCTAAATGGTGACCCTTCAAAAACTTACCTTGGTGAAGAGGTTAAAGGCTTGAAGTATATCGCTGATGAATTCAGTAGTACTGACCAAGGCAAAATAGCCGCTCTATATGCTGCTAACTCCTTATTTAACAGTAACAAGCAATCAGATTCAAAAAAATATTTCGAAATTGCCCAAAAATCCTCTGCCGATATTATCAGACTTGGCGCCAATGCCGGTTTAGCTGCAACTCTTGAAATCGAAAATAAATATTCTGAAGCTGCAGAACTTTATAAAAGCGCATCACAATATGCAGATGAAGATAATATAAAATCAAGATATTTGTTTTATTCAGCATTATGTTACGAAAAGGCAGAAAATAGTGCCCAAGCTGAATCTCTTTATAGAGAAATATTAAAATTAAGTGAATTTGGCGAATTTAGCACACTTGCTAAGGCTGGATTAACAAGGATTGGCACGATTATTGAGTAA